From the genome of Desmodus rotundus isolate HL8 chromosome 2, HLdesRot8A.1, whole genome shotgun sequence, one region includes:
- the SCG2 gene encoding secretogranin-2 produces MAEATTHWLGAALSLIPLIFLISGAEAASFQRNQLLQKEPDLRLENVQRFPSPEMIRALEYIEKLRQQAHKEESSPDYNPYQGVTFPFQQKENGDESHLPESARDSLSEDEWMRIILEALRKAENEPQSAPNENKPYTLNSEKSFPIDTPDDYETQQWPERKLKHMRFPPMYEENSRDNPFKRTNEIVEEQYTPQSLATLESVFQELGKLTGPNNQKRERADEEQKLYTDDDDDIYKANNIAYEDVVGGEDWNPVEEKIESQTQEEVKDSKENTEKNEQINNEMKRSGQLGLQDEDLQKESKDQLSDDVSKVIAYLKRLVNAAGSGRSQNGGQNGGRATRLFEKPLDSQSIYQLIEISRNLQIPPEDLIDMLKTGEKPNGSVEPEQELELPVDLDDISEVDLDHPEIFQNKMLSKNGYPKTPGRAVTEALPDGLSVEDILNLLGVESAANQKPPYFPGQYNQEKILPRLLYGPGRPRANQLSKGAWMPEVENRQMAYENLNDKDQEVGEYLARMLVKYPEIINSNQVKRVPSQVSSEDDLQGEGQIEQAIKEHTNQGSSQETDKPASVSKRLPMGPPKNENTPNRQYFDEDRLLMKVLEYLNQEKADKGREHFTKRAMENM; encoded by the coding sequence ATGGCAGAAGCTACGACTCACTGGCTTGGAGCAGCCCTGTCTCTCATTCCTTTAATTTTCCTCATCTCTGGGGCCGAAGCAGCTTCGTTTCAGCGAAACCAGCTGCTTCAGAAAGAACCAGACCTCAGATTGGAAAATGTCCAAAGGTTTCCCAGTCCTGAGATGATCAGGGCTTTAGAGTACATAGAAAAGCTCCGACAACAAGCTCACAAGGAAGAAAGCAGCCCAGACTATAATCCCTACCAAGGTGTCACTTTCCCTtttcagcaaaaagaaaatggtGATGAAAGTCACTTGCCAGAAAGTGCAAGGGATTCCCTGAGTGAAGATGAGTGGATGAGGATAATACTTGAAGCTTTGAGAAAGGCTGAAAATGAGCCTCAGTCTGCACCAAATGAAAACAAGCCCTATACCTTGAATTCAGAGAAGAGCTTTCCAATTGACACACCTGATGATTATGAGACTCAACAGTGGCCAGAGAGAAAACTCAAGCACATGCGATTCCCTCCCATGTATGAAGAGAATTCCAGGGACAACCCCTTCAAGCGCACGAATGAAATAGTGGAGGAACAATATACTCCTCAAAGTCTTGCTACACTGGAATCTGTGTTCCAAGAGCTGGGAAAACTGACGGGACCGAATAACCAGAAGCGTGAGAGGGCTGATGAGGAGCAAAAACTTTAcacagatgatgatgatgatatctATAAGGCCAATAACATCGCCTATGAAGATGTGGTTGGGGGAGAAGATTGGAACCCAgtagaggaaaaaatagagagTCAAACCCAGGAAGAGGTAAAGGACAgcaaagagaacacagaaaaaaatgaacaaatcaatAATGAAATGAAGCGTTCAGGGCAACTGGGCCTCCAGGATGAAGATCTCCAAAAAGAGAGTAAAGATCAACTCTCAGATGATGTCTCCAAAGTAATTGCCTATCTGAAAAGGTTAGTGAATGCTGCAGGAAGTGGGAGGTCCCAGAATGGAGGGCAAAATGGGGGAAGAGCAACCAGGCTTTTTGAAAAACCACTTGATTCTCAGTCTATTTATCAGCTGATTGAAATTTCAAGGAATTTACAGATACCCCCTGAAGACTTAATTGACATGCTCAAAACAGGAGAGAAGCCAAACGGATCAGTGGAACCAGAGCAGGAACTTGAACTTCCTGTTGACCTAGATGACATTTCAGAGGTTGACTTAGACCATCCAGAGATATTCCAAAATAAGATGCTCTCCAAGAATGGCTACCCCAAAACTCCTGGTCGTGCTGTGACAGAGGCCCTGCCAGATGGACTCAGTGTCGAGGACATTTTAAATCTGTTAGGGGTGGAGAGTGCTGCAAATCAAAAGCCTCCCTATTTTCCCGGCCAGTATAACCAAGAGAAGATTCTGCCGAGGCTCCTCTACGGTCCTGGAAGACCGAGAGCAAACCAGCTGTCCAAAGGGGCCTGGATGCCGGAGGTTGAAAACAGACAAATGGCATATGAAAACCTGAATGACAAGGATCAAGAAGTAGGAGAGTACTTGGCCAGAATGCTAGTTAAATACCCTGAGATCATTAATTCAAACCAGGTGAAGCGTGTTCCCAGTCAAGTCTCATCTGAAGATGACCTACAGGGGGAAGGCCAAATCGAGCAGGCTATCAAAGAACATACGAATCAAGGAAGCTCCCAGGAGACCGATAAGCCAGCCTCGGTAAGCAAACGGCTCCCCATGGGGCCCCCGAAGAATGAGAATACCCCAAACAGACAGTACTTTGATGAAGATCGTTTGTTGATGAAAGTGCTGGAATACCTCAACCAAGAAAAGGCAGACAAGGGAAGGGAGCATTTTACTAAGAGAGCAATGGAAAATATGTAA